One segment of Alnus glutinosa chromosome 2, dhAlnGlut1.1, whole genome shotgun sequence DNA contains the following:
- the LOC133859425 gene encoding glutamine synthetase isoform X2 — translation MSLLSDLINLNLSDATDKVIAEYIWIGGSGTDLRSKARTLTGPVNHPSKLPKWNYDGSSTGQAPGEDSEVILYPQAIFKDPFRRGNNILVICDTYTPAGEPIPTNKRHGAAKIFSHPEVVAEVPWYGIEQEYTLLQKDVKWPLGWPVGGYPGPQGPYYCGIGADKAWGRDIVDAHYKACLYAGINISGINGEVMPGQWEFQVGPSVGISAGDEVWAARYILERITEIAGVVLSLDPKPIQGDWNGAGAHTNYSTKSMRNNGGYEIIKKAIEKLGLRHKEHIAAYGEGNERRLTGRHETADINTFKWGVANRGASIRVGRDTEKEGKGYFEDRRPASNMDPYVVTSMIAETTLLWKP, via the exons ATGTCGCTGCTTTCAGATCTCATCAACCTTAACCTCTCGGACGCTACTGATAAAGTGATTGCAGAGTACATATG GATCGGTGGATCTGGTACGGACCTCAGAAGCAAAGCTAGG ACGCTTACTGGGCCAGTCAATCATCCTTCAAAGCTTCCCAAGTGGAATTATGATGGTTCCAGTACAGGTCAAGCTCCTGGTGAAGACAGTGAAGTGATCTTATA TCCTCAGGCAATTTTCAAGGATCCATTCAGGAGAGGCAACAATATTCTA GTCATCTGTGATACTTACACTCCGGCGGGAGAGCCAATTCCAACAAACAAGAGACATGGTGCTGCAAAGATATTCAGCCATCCTGAAGTTGTTGCTGAAGTACCCTG GTACGGTATTGAGCAGGAGTACACCTTGTTGCAGAAAGATGTCAAATGGCCTCTTGGGTGGCCTGTTGGTGGTTATCCTGGTCCTCAG GGACCATACTACTGTGGTATTGGTGCTGACAAAGCCTGGGGCCGTGATATAGTTGATGCTCATTACAAGGCTTGTCTATATGCAGGCATCAACATTAGTGGCATCAATGGAGAAGTGATGCCAGGCCAG TGGGAATTCCAAGTTGGTCCTTCTGTTGGCATCTCTGCTGGAGATGAGGTGTGGGCTGCTCGATACATTTTGGAG AGGATTACAGAGATTGCTGGGGTGGTGCTCAGCCTTGATCCCAAGCCAATCCAG GGTGATTGGAATGGAGCTGGTGCTCACACAAACTACAG TACCAAGTCCATGAGAAACAATGGAGGCTATGAGATCATCAAGAAAGCAATTGAGAAGCTAGGGCTGAGGCACAAAGAGCACATTGCAGCATATGGGGAAGGCAATGAGCGCCGTCTCACTGGCCGACATGAAACAGCTGACATCAACACTTTCAAATGG GGTGTTGCCAACCGTGGGGCATCTATCCGTGTTGGCAGAGACACAGAAAAAGAAGGCAAAGGCTATTTTGAGGACAGGAGGCCTGCTTCTAACATGGATCCATATGTGGTCACTTCCATGATCGCGGAAACCACCCTCCTGTGGAAGCCATGA
- the LOC133859425 gene encoding glutamine synthetase isoform X1: protein MSLLSDLINLNLSDATDKVIAEYIWIGGSGTDLRSKARTLTGPVNHPSKLPKWNYDGSSTGQAPGEDSEVILYPQAIFKDPFRRGNNILVICDTYTPAGEPIPTNKRHGAAKIFSHPEVVAEVPWYGIEQEYTLLQKDVKWPLGWPVGGYPGPQGPYYCGIGADKAWGRDIVDAHYKACLYAGINISGINGEVMPGQWEFQVGPSVGISAGDEVWAARYILEVILRTQFKKILLPLPLPLNIFFPYVFVSLYEQRITEIAGVVLSLDPKPIQGDWNGAGAHTNYSTKSMRNNGGYEIIKKAIEKLGLRHKEHIAAYGEGNERRLTGRHETADINTFKWGVANRGASIRVGRDTEKEGKGYFEDRRPASNMDPYVVTSMIAETTLLWKP, encoded by the exons ATGTCGCTGCTTTCAGATCTCATCAACCTTAACCTCTCGGACGCTACTGATAAAGTGATTGCAGAGTACATATG GATCGGTGGATCTGGTACGGACCTCAGAAGCAAAGCTAGG ACGCTTACTGGGCCAGTCAATCATCCTTCAAAGCTTCCCAAGTGGAATTATGATGGTTCCAGTACAGGTCAAGCTCCTGGTGAAGACAGTGAAGTGATCTTATA TCCTCAGGCAATTTTCAAGGATCCATTCAGGAGAGGCAACAATATTCTA GTCATCTGTGATACTTACACTCCGGCGGGAGAGCCAATTCCAACAAACAAGAGACATGGTGCTGCAAAGATATTCAGCCATCCTGAAGTTGTTGCTGAAGTACCCTG GTACGGTATTGAGCAGGAGTACACCTTGTTGCAGAAAGATGTCAAATGGCCTCTTGGGTGGCCTGTTGGTGGTTATCCTGGTCCTCAG GGACCATACTACTGTGGTATTGGTGCTGACAAAGCCTGGGGCCGTGATATAGTTGATGCTCATTACAAGGCTTGTCTATATGCAGGCATCAACATTAGTGGCATCAATGGAGAAGTGATGCCAGGCCAG TGGGAATTCCAAGTTGGTCCTTCTGTTGGCATCTCTGCTGGAGATGAGGTGTGGGCTGCTCGATACATTTTGGAGGTAATTTTACGTACTCAATTTAAGAAGATACTACTTCCACTACCACTgccattaaatatattttttccttatgTTTTTGTTTCCTTGTATGAACAGAGGATTACAGAGATTGCTGGGGTGGTGCTCAGCCTTGATCCCAAGCCAATCCAG GGTGATTGGAATGGAGCTGGTGCTCACACAAACTACAG TACCAAGTCCATGAGAAACAATGGAGGCTATGAGATCATCAAGAAAGCAATTGAGAAGCTAGGGCTGAGGCACAAAGAGCACATTGCAGCATATGGGGAAGGCAATGAGCGCCGTCTCACTGGCCGACATGAAACAGCTGACATCAACACTTTCAAATGG GGTGTTGCCAACCGTGGGGCATCTATCCGTGTTGGCAGAGACACAGAAAAAGAAGGCAAAGGCTATTTTGAGGACAGGAGGCCTGCTTCTAACATGGATCCATATGTGGTCACTTCCATGATCGCGGAAACCACCCTCCTGTGGAAGCCATGA